Proteins encoded within one genomic window of Candidatus Cloacimonadota bacterium:
- a CDS encoding DNA alkylation repair protein — translation MNSSLYDEICRSAEHNLAAKANPANVIRYSRYFKDGYNAWGVDSLYLNELCNSVLGKYQNLNPEDVIELGKRLFAHGKYEMASLAIMLLQKKLKQSNKTIFHGLKEWFDNGVGNWAHSDFLCSKILPYFLLKDIVEIEDFSTWLKSTSKWTRRAVPVSLIAVKKILPVNKLLSFTEELMTDPERVVHQGMGWFLRELWKLHPTEVEDFLYKHRNDAARLIIQYATEKISKEERLRFRKDKPK, via the coding sequence ATGAATTCTTCATTATATGATGAAATCTGCAGAAGTGCGGAACACAATCTGGCTGCAAAAGCAAATCCTGCAAATGTGATTCGCTATTCCCGCTATTTCAAGGATGGATACAATGCCTGGGGAGTGGATTCTCTTTATCTTAACGAACTATGCAACAGTGTCTTAGGCAAGTATCAGAATCTGAACCCCGAAGATGTCATCGAGTTGGGCAAAAGGCTTTTTGCTCACGGAAAATACGAAATGGCTAGTCTTGCCATAATGCTTTTACAAAAAAAGCTTAAGCAGAGCAATAAAACCATATTTCATGGGCTTAAGGAGTGGTTCGATAACGGTGTAGGAAACTGGGCTCATAGTGATTTTCTTTGCTCTAAGATATTGCCGTATTTCCTGCTAAAAGACATCGTTGAAATAGAAGACTTCAGCACTTGGTTGAAATCTACCTCCAAATGGACCAGAAGAGCAGTGCCGGTAAGCCTGATCGCTGTTAAGAAAATCCTTCCGGTAAATAAGCTGTTGAGCTTCACAGAAGAGTTGATGACCGATCCCGAACGAGTAGTGCATCAAGGTATGGGATGGTTTTTGAGGGAACTCTGGAAGTTGCATCCTACCGAAGTAGAGGATTTTTTGTATAAGCATCGCAACGATGCTGCCCGCTTGATAATTCAATATGCTACAGAAAAAATCAGCAAAGAGGAGCGATTACGTTTCCGGAAGGATAAGCCAAAATAA
- a CDS encoding M15 family metallopeptidase, with protein MPKRIYPNNPKIICLLLMFLLLGIGRFAEYDADMINPSFSQSCQRISTPKDLLLGKFDPAEHPDFERISNYNMYANMYLHTQAKCALDSLVEAAAKDGITLRILSATRTFNTQKLIWERKINKYSKGRFDWLTNAQQREIVQNILTYSAMPSTSRHHWGTDVDFCSVSLAFWQSAKGKRTYRWLKDNAENYGFALTYTQSRNGGHNFEPWHWSYLPLSDIFLDDYLNTITYSDIISFSGASFAAELGIFDHYVANVFNPSIP; from the coding sequence ATGCCTAAGCGCATTTACCCAAATAATCCCAAGATCATCTGTTTGCTGTTGATGTTCTTATTGCTTGGTATAGGTAGATTTGCAGAGTACGATGCAGACATGATTAATCCCTCCTTTTCTCAATCTTGCCAACGCATATCCACTCCCAAAGACTTACTTTTAGGCAAGTTTGATCCTGCTGAGCATCCAGATTTTGAGCGCATCAGTAATTATAATATGTATGCAAATATGTATTTACACACTCAAGCCAAATGTGCGCTTGATTCTTTAGTAGAAGCGGCGGCAAAAGATGGCATAACGCTTAGAATTCTTTCAGCAACTCGCACTTTCAACACGCAAAAACTGATTTGGGAGCGGAAGATTAATAAGTACAGCAAAGGTAGATTTGACTGGCTGACAAATGCTCAGCAAAGAGAAATTGTTCAAAATATTCTTACTTATTCTGCAATGCCTTCCACGTCTCGTCATCACTGGGGTACGGATGTAGATTTTTGTTCGGTTAGTTTGGCATTTTGGCAAAGTGCAAAAGGCAAGCGTACTTATCGGTGGCTAAAAGATAACGCTGAGAATTATGGTTTTGCTCTTACCTATACTCAATCCAGAAATGGAGGTCACAATTTTGAGCCCTGGCATTGGAGCTACCTCCCGCTATCTGATATCTTTTTGGATGACTACTTAAACACAATCACTTATTCGGATATCATAAGCTTTAGTGGGGCATCTTTTGCTGCGGAGCTAGGCATATTTGACCACTACGTTGCAAACGTTTTTAACCCCAGTATTCCTTAA